One segment of Primulina tabacum isolate GXHZ01 chromosome 6, ASM2559414v2, whole genome shotgun sequence DNA contains the following:
- the LOC142549968 gene encoding serine/threonine-protein phosphatase 7 long form homolog has protein sequence MKVVRSNCCTCIFCKIGIRLGKQEIAGPLYILQIWALSRMIPLCPDRLGFNLIARPENENNGDNILPIPPYGARWKNVFTWTHTPTHSVRIIRDVLDKMGDCQFKWLVYDLEAMDVLSLYLECRHLTLCRSVCPLIYFHIVEMHILRV, from the exons ATGAAGGTTGTGCGGTCAAACTGTTGTACTTGCATTTTCTGCAAGATAGGCATAAG GTTAGGAAAACAAGAAATCGCAGGCCCTTTATACATATTGCAG ATTTGGGCATTGTCAAGAATGATTCCTCTATGTCCTGACCGCTTAGGATTCAACCTCATCGCTCGACCTGAGAATGAAAACAACGGTGATAATATTCTTCCAATTCCACCATATGGAGCAAG ATGGAAAAATGTATTCACGTGGACACATACACCTACACATTCTGTGCGAATCATTCGTGATGTACTTGACAAGATGGGAGATTGTCAG TTCAAATGGCTTGTTTACGACCTCGAAGCTATGGATGTTTTGTCATTGTACTTAGAATGTAGACATCTCACTCTCTGTCGAAGTGTGTGCCCATTGATATATTTTCACATTGTGGAGATGCATATACTTCGTGTATAA
- the LOC142548035 gene encoding LOW QUALITY PROTEIN: KH domain-containing protein At4g26480-like (The sequence of the model RefSeq protein was modified relative to this genomic sequence to represent the inferred CDS: inserted 1 base in 1 codon), whose amino-acid sequence MSGLMQSCSAQNWLGYQGSSSGLIVKQTLRVDIPVDQYPNFDLVGRLLGPRGNSLKRVEATTDCHVLIRGRGSIKDPVREEMMRGKPGYEHLNEPLHVLVEAEXPVEIIDSCLMQAREIIEDFLKPMDESEDFFKKQQLRELAMLNGTLREEGSQMSGSVSPFHSILGMKRAKTQG is encoded by the exons ATGTCGGGTTTGATGCAGTCCTGTTCTGCACAGAACTGGCTCGGTTACCAAGGTAGTTCATCAGGCCTCATAGTCAAGCAAACTCTCCGTGTTGACATACCAGTTGATCAATATCCTAAT TTCGATTTGGTTGGCCGCCTTCTTGGTCCTAGAGGGAACTCTTTGAAGCGAGTCGAAGC CACTACTGATTGTCATGTTCTGATTAGAGGGCGTGGCAGCATCAAGGACCCAGTGAGG GAAGAGATGATGAGGGGGAAACCAGGATACGAGCATCTGAACGAACCACTCCACGTACTTGTTGAAGCAG TTCCAGTTGAGATAATAGATTCCTGCCTAATGCAGGCGCGGGAGATTATTGAAGATTTTCTTAAGCCAATG GATGAATCTGAAGATTTTTTCAAGAAGCAGCAGTTACGCGAACTTGCAATGCTCAACGGTACACTTCGAGAAGAAGGCTCTCAAATGTCTGGTTCTGTATCCCCCTTCCACAGTATCCTTGGAATGAAAAGGGCAAAAACTCAGGGGTAA